Proteins from a single region of Bos javanicus breed banteng chromosome 25, ARS-OSU_banteng_1.0, whole genome shotgun sequence:
- the RGS11 gene encoding regulator of G-protein signaling 11 isoform X8 has translation MAASPAPLGGHPSVQRPHLSKMERMVVTMQDPDQGVRMRSQRLLVTVIPHAVNGSDIVEWLMQKYSIAEDGKGSSVLFLRPTRPWGRGQARWLLPPLRIHRLASQRPCTWAASSCSTATSTRCATPAASSSGPMRRPIDSRSAWTGSRRPTSGPAPCGQPQSWTMPSTWPRRTSESRAPWWTTRRAAKQRRKGDRLVIACQEQTYWLVNRPPPGAPSVLEQGPGRGPCTAGRVSMTKTLDFYRREVECLRRALGRARVKSSTCLEAYLKFSSQHGPHDPIMSGCLPSNPWVTDDDAYWAMNAPSAAVPTRLRVEQWAFSFRELLEDPVGRAHFMDFLGKEFSAENLSFWEACEELRHGGQAQVPALVDAVYQLPAPAQAVPGPRRRPLGQHRQPDDGADSGGPDPAPPPRAGRRPEAHLPADEKGLLPALLEVRLVQRPAGRGCGAPGDQATGVPVHAEAPALQPQPCCPSRLGLWGARGWRW, from the exons ATGGCCGCTAGCCCCGCGCCCCTCGGCGGGCACCCCAGCGTGCAGAGGCCGCATCTGAGCAAG ATGGAGCGGATGGTCGTGACCATGCAGGACCCCGACCAGGGCGTGAGGATGCGGAGCCAGCGCCTGCTCGTCACCGTCATCCCGCACGCGGTGAACG GCAGCGACATCGTGGAGTGGCTGATGCAGAAGTACTCCATCGCGGAGGATGGTAAGGGGTCGTCGGTGCTCTTCCTGCGCCCCACGCGGCCCTGGGGCCGGGGCCAAGCCCGCTGGCTCCTCCCGCCCCTGAGAATTCACCGCCTGGCTTCCCAGAGGCCCTGCACCTGGGCAGCCTCCTCGTGCAGCACGGCTACCTCTACCCGCTGCGCGACCCCCGCCGCCTCGAGCTCCGGCCCGATGAGACGCCCTATAGATTCCAGGTCAGCCTGGACTGGGAGCAG ACGCCCTACTTCTGGACCAGCACCCTGTGGCCAGCCGCAGAGCTGGACTATG CCATCTACCTGGCCAAGAAGAACATCCGAAAGCAGGGCGCCCTGGTGGACCACGAGAAG ggCAGCTAAGCAGCGCAGGAAGGGGGACAGGCTGGTCATCGCGTGCCAGGAGCAGACGTACTGGCTGGTGAACAGGCCCCCG CCAGGGGCCCCCAGCGTGCTGGAGCAGGGGCCAGGACGGGGCCCCTGCACGGCCGGGCGAGTGTCGATG ACCAAGACCCTGGATTTCTACAGGCGGGAG GTCGAGTGCTTACGCAGGGCGCTGGGCCGAGCCCGGGTGAAGTCCTCCACCTGCCTCGAGGC gtacCTGAAGTTTAGCAGCCAGCATGGGCCACATGACCCCATCATGTCGGGGTGCCTGCCCAGCAACCCCTGGGTCACAGACGACGATGCCTACTGGGCCATGAACGCACCCAG CGCGGccgtgcccaccaggctccgtgtGGAGCAGTGGGCCTTCAGCTTCCGGGAGCTCCTGGAAGACCCCGTGGGACGGGCCCACTTCATGGACTTTCTCGGGAAAGAGTTCAGTG CCGAGAACCTCAGCTTCTGGGAGGCCTGTGAGGAGCTGCGCCACGGAGGCCAGGCCCAGGTCCCCGCCCTGGTGGACGCAGTGTACCA GCTCCCCGCCCCCGCACAGGCAGTTCCTGGCCCCCGGCGCCGCCCGCTGGGTCAACATCGACAGCCGGACGATGGAGCAGACTCTGGCGGGCCTGACCCAGCCCCACCGCCACGTGCTGGACGACGCCCAGAGGCACATCTACCTGCTGATGAAAAAG GACTCCTACCCGCGCTTCTTGAAGTCAGACTTGTACAGAGACCTGCTGGCAGAGGCTGTGGTGCCCCTGGAGACCAAGCGACG GGTGTTCCCGTTCATGCGGAAGCCCCGGcactccagccccagccctgctgtCCTTCCCGCCTCGGCCTCTGGGGAGCCCGTgggtggagatggtga